One segment of Macrobrachium rosenbergii isolate ZJJX-2024 chromosome 25, ASM4041242v1, whole genome shotgun sequence DNA contains the following:
- the LOC136852636 gene encoding peptide transporter family 1-like: MAEDSGQTKLPYPRSSFFILAGYLLERFVYYGLFGGAVFYMQRMLGFTSSSASTVKAVMEGLIYLAPIAGAVLADTYLGKARTVFVMCCGYTVGAGIFTLSSVTPIMSTITAAKFTGIIGLLVLGICAGLMKAVYSSLGADQFKVPEQREEQKRYFYAFYWMINAGAFLGQFMTAQIRDSVQCFGDDCYFLPFIILVGLMVCSTAIFAAGRSRYIEAPPDTMLINAIKCAGYAIRKSWDKDDRKPVDHWLDRSKEKYNSKLIKDVKITCRVLLLFCTYPLFWALFYQTSTGMIFQAKRLDGLIGTYRIPPEMSSSINPLLILTLIPLFDLLIYPCFDRVGFLTTVTSRMIAGMCFAVSSFVVYAIVNVQVEQTLILPDHARIHIYNALPCEANIQLPNFNAVLETGGQVAVPDFLTTNAQEIKANIEPTCPTPDMSDVTVVTLGGHETTLLLSPVGAKSLPPTLEYIKSEDAEAKVRILTTTPDVVNVTLKYDTLVQEFQVKDGKTLFQSISPQDYKVYLGEVTVGDSPIHQDGVYDVVLTDTSLFVFPVTKPASVHMLWLIPQYLLLTIGEVLFSVSGMDFAYSEAPTAMKSVLQAANLFTITVGLWLFAGLTSLSSATGAFQHRASQEALLYAGLMAANTVIFVILLRWYNRVPKDDEEEANTVEENEDKQPRAMAADNKAFVEDDAV, translated from the exons ATGGCGGAGGACagcggacagacaaaactgccCTACCCGAGGTCGTCCTTTTTCATTCTAGCCGGATACCTGCTGGAGCGGTTCGTCTACTATGGGCTCTTCGGCGGCGCCGTCTTCTACATGCAGAGGATGCTGGGCTTCACCTCGTCCTCGGCCTCCACCGTCAAGGCGGTCATGGAGGGCCTCATTTATTTGGCGCCCATCGCTGGCGCCGTTTTGGCCGACACGTATCTGGGGAAA GCAAGAACGGTGTTCGTAATGTGTTGTGGATACACCGTAGGCGCCGGCATCTTTACACTCTCATCAGTCACACCAATAATGAGCACCATCACTGCCGCCAAATTCACTGGTATCATCGGTCTCCTGGTACTTGGTATCTGTGCGGGATTAATGAAAGCTGTCTACTCTTCACTGGGCGCTGACCAGTTCAAAGTACCAGAACAAAGAGAGGAGCAAAAGAG ATATTTCTATGCCTTCTACTGGATGATCAATGCAGGTGCTTTCCTCGGTCAATTCATGACTGCCCAGATCCGAGACTCAGTGCAATGCTTCGGAGACGATTGCTATTTTCTGCCATTCATCATCCTAGTAGGCTTGATGGTTTGCTCTACAGCAATATTTGCAGCTG GTCGATCACGATACATCGAGGCCCCTCCAGATACAATGTTGATCAATGCCATCAAGTGCGCAGGCTATGCTATCCGTAAGTCATGGGATAAAGATGATCGCAAGCCTGTAGATCACTGGCTTGACCGCTCCAAAGAAAAGTACAACAGTAAATTAATCAAGGACGTGAAAATTACTTGCCGTGTTCTTCTCCTATTTTGTACGTATCCCCTTTTCTGGGCCTTATTTTACCAAACTTCAACTGGTATGATCTTCCAGGCTAAACGTCTTGACGGCCTCATAGGCACATACCGTATCCCACCGGAGATGTCATCTTCAATCAACCCTTTACTGATTTTGACACTTATTCCTCTGTTTGATCTACTCATTTACCCATGTTTTGACCGTGTTGGATTCCTGACGACAGTGACATCCAGAATGATTGCTGGCATGTGCTTTGCAGTCTCCTCCTTTGTTGTATATGCCATAGTCAATGTACAGGTTGAGCAGACTCTTATTTTACCAGACCATGCTCGCATCCATATCTACAATGCCTTGCCATGTGAAGCCAATATCCAGCTGCCTAACTTTAACGCCGTTTTGGAAACAGGAGGACAGGTGGCTGTTCCTGATTTCTTGACCACAAATGCCCAGGAAATCAAGGCCAACATTGAACCCACATGCCCAACTCCAGACATGTCCGATGTAACTGTAGTAACCTTAGGAGGTCACGAAACTACACTGCTGTTATCGCCAGTTGGAGCAAAATCATTACCACCAACTCTTGAGTATATCAAGAGTGAAGATGCTGAGGCAAAG GTGCGCATATTAACCACAACACCAGATGTCGTGAACGTCACATTAAAATATGATACCCTGgtacaagaatttcaagtaaaagatGGAAAGACTCTATTCCAGTCCATTAGCCCTCAAGACTACAAGGTTTACTTGGGAGAAGTTACAGTAGGTGATTCTCCGATACACCAGGATGGTGTTTATGATGTTGTTTTGACCGACACGTCTCTGTTTGTGTTCCCGGTTACAAAACCTGCTTCTGTTCATATGCTGTGGCTCATCCCTCAGTATTTGCTCCTGACAATTGGTGAAGTTCTCTTCTCAGTATCTGGTATGGACTTCGCCTACTCAGAAGCTCCTACAGCTATGAAGTCCGTTCTTCAGGCTGCTAACCTCTTCACGATCACTGTAGGCTTATGGCTATTTGCTGGCCTGACAAGTCTGAGCTCTGCCACAGGTGCATTCCAGCACCGAGCCTCTCAAGAAGCCCTTCTTTATGCGGGTCTTATGGCAGCCAACACGGTCATATTTGTTATTCTCCTACGATGGTACAACAGAGTACCAAAGGACGACGAAGAAGAAGCGAATACTgtggaagaaaatgaagacaaacaGCCACGAGCAATGGCTGCTGATAACAAAGCGTTTGTTGAGGATGATGCAGTGTAG